One genomic window of Pocillopora verrucosa isolate sample1 chromosome 8, ASM3666991v2, whole genome shotgun sequence includes the following:
- the LOC131772000 gene encoding ras-related protein Rap1-like produces the protein MSLRRENTVPPRTLYGAATMRQPRNFTPPQQRRSTQGHAQRRGSLGHLYSSDKKPLTTRSNSFSFANDDFSPTKLDFQSLKKRSSLLGGKFKSGNKDPEGVACSEKHSIVMLGAGGVGKTALVVRFVTGRFLNEYDPTLEMVYEKSLPVGDSNVSLDILDTASNAQASYIRNGEGFIVVYSITDHYSFEVARQLVKLIKEVRKPDGECQVPVILVGNKKDLRRGRSVSKEEARETASEFSCSHYETSALTNKNVQIVFFNMVFQVRFTKKSRQKSQGSSGNNGFLSSVRQLFNHRRGSLQGW, from the exons ATGTCGCTAAGACGAGAAAACACGGTTCCTCCGCGAACGTTGTATGGAGCGGCTACGATGCGTCAGCCACGAAACTTCACGCCACCACAACAGCGGCGGAGTACCCAAGGCCACGCACAAAGAAGAGGAAGCCTCGGACATCTATACTCCTCCGATAAAAAGCCACTTACAACTCGGAGCAATAGTTTCAGTTTTGCTAATGACGATTTTAGTCCGACCAAGCTGGACTTTCAATCGCTCAAGAAACGGTCAAGTTTACTGGGTGGCAAGTTTAAGTCCGGGAATAAAGACCCCGAGGGTGTTGCCTGTAGCGAGAAGCACTCCATAGTTATGCTGGGAGCAGGAGGAGTAGGAAAGACAG CTTTGGTAGTTCGCTTCGTGACTGGCCgatttttaaatgaatatgaTCCAACATTAG AGATGGTTTATGAGAAATCCTTGCCGGTTGGTGACAGCAATGTATCACTGGACATTCTGGACACTGCTAGCAAT GCTCAAGCTTCTTACATAAGAAATGGCGAAGGATTCATAGTGGTATACTCGATCACTGATCATTACAGTTTTGAAGTGGCAAGACAGCTTGTCAAACTCATCAAAGAGGTGAGAAAGCCTGACGGGGAGTGCCAGGTCCCTGTTATATTGGTTGGTAACAAGAAAGATCTCCGCCGAGGAAGAAGTGTTAGCAAAGAAGAAGCCAGGGAGACTGCAAGCGAGTTCTCCTGTTCGCATTACGAGACTTCTGCTCTAACCAATAAGAACGTTCAAATCGTTTTTTTCAATATGGTGTTCCAGGTTAGATTCACCAAAAAGTCTCGGCAAAAGAGCCAGGGATCATCGGGTAATAATGGATTTCTGAGCTCAGTGCGTCAATTGTTTAACCATAGGAGAGGTAGTTTGCAGGGATGGTGA
- the LOC131772092 gene encoding uncharacterized protein: MLDSGMAAKSKFNDPHLVNLSDDGRAVSRKEDQSTAGSSLLNFMNLASGNVKTALEKPANFKRNINHRRYLQKQLRNYSKRKNDITTKKPKDVLKHKTHSLHGDKHGTSRNSSRQEGSSKRSERTVEAVNFEKSSLRERNLPPSFWQEPVIPDGTETYMYPMYPLQARAGESEDPYNPVFESYFEGWNECLTREIPVEELSQSGSALSVSSEETNCDDFMTGEELTRSIDIKDLYVPELYLTDKSPLESSQGESLYLAPISPTQYVLTPTSCSDQAYFNFSFDHDPSGLPPFAMAFLSPGTLTQY, translated from the coding sequence ATGTTGGATTCGGGAATGGCCGCGAAATCGAAGTTTAACGATCCACACCTGGTTAACTTATCGGATGATGGTCGTGCTGTCAGCCGAAAGGAAGATCAATCCACAGCTGGAAGTTCTCTTCTAAACTTTATGAACTTGGCGTCCGGGAACGTAAAGACCGCCTTAGAAAAACCGGCCAACTTTAAAAGGAACATTAACCACCGCAGGTATCTTCAAAAACAGCTGCGGAATTATTCAAAGCGGAAGAACGACATAACCACAAAGAAACCCAAAGACGTTCTTAAGCATAAAACTCACAGCTTACACGGTGACAAACATGGCACGTCGAGGAATTCTTCAAGGCAAGAAGGGAGTTCTAAAAGATCTGAACGGACTGTAGAAGCTGTCAACTTCGAGAAATCCTCACTTCGGGAAAGGAACCTTCCCCCTTCATTCTGGCAGGAACCTGTCATTCCAGACGGAACAGAGACGTACATGTATCCAATGTATCCCTTGCAAGCCAGGGCCGGAGAATCGGAAGACCCTTACAACCCCGTTTTCGAAAGTTACTTCGAAGGTTGGAACGAATGTTTAACAAGGGAAATCCCCGTTGAAGAACTGTCACAAAGTGGATCTGCACTTTCTGTTTCATCCGAAGAAACCAATTGTGATGATTTCATGACGGGAGAAGAACTTACTCGTAGTATTGACATTAAAGATCTGTATGTACCCGAACTTTATTTAACAGATAAAAGCCCGCTAGAGTCATCTCAAGGGGAGAGCCTTTACCTGGCACCTATCTCACCCACTCAGTATGTCCTGACTCCTACATCTTGCTCAGATCAGgcatattttaatttttcgtttGATCACGACCCATCGGGTTTACCGCCATTTGCCATGGCTTTTCTTAGTCCGGGTACCCTAACGCAATACTAA